The following are encoded together in the Scyliorhinus torazame isolate Kashiwa2021f chromosome 6, sScyTor2.1, whole genome shotgun sequence genome:
- the LOC140425836 gene encoding interferon alpha-1 has translation MENSIVHLQKKKKMPYQRLCKMMMSWMRLGLPLALLCLCSPSASGHHSDHLCMRRTFWQQLMRGLENINPVFSPECRSEYDASLAVPRIARPAENDKAALVVEVLTRIQGLFSGTDVILDNRHLLMFLNKISEILSQLQSCIKSPPALISHQSAAGERFQVLKTFLRQKRNSGCAWEIVHAVVREILQEAAINHARK, from the exons atggagaattccatcgTACATCTGCAAAAGAAGAAAAAGATGCCATATCAAAG ACTCTGTAAGATGATGATGTCCTGGATGAGACTTGGTCTCCCTCTGGCTCTTCTCTGCCTGTGCTCACCAAGTGCCAGTGGACATCACTCTGACCATCTCTGCATGAGGAGGACTTTCTGGCAACAACTGATGCGAGGATTGGAAAATATA AATCCCGTGTTTTCACCTGAATGCAGGAGCGAATACGATGCAAGTTTGGCAGTTCCAAGGATTGCAAGACCG GCGGAGAACGACAAAGCGGCGCTGGTTGTTGAAGTCCTCACCAGGATTCAGGGGCTCTTCAGTGGGACTGACGTGATCCTGGACAATAGACACCTTCTCATGTTCCTCAACAAGATATCTGAAATCCTCTCTCAGCTGCAGTCCTGT ATAAAATCACCTCCAGCCCTTATTAGCCACCAATCAGCTGCAGGCGAAAGGTTCCAGGTTCTAAAGACATTTTTAAGACAGAAG AGAAACAGTGGCTGTGCCTGGGAGATCGTCCATGCAGTGGTCAGAGAGATTCTTCAAGAGGCTGCAATAAACCATGCAAGAAAATGA